aatcctaataataataataataataataacatatgagcATGCCTTTAAAATGAACCCCATCCTTCAGTAAACAACCTTACGTAAGGCTATGCAAACATTGTTTCCAAAGGACAATACGAATAGAATTAAAATCACTGAAATtacgcttcgttttttttttttttttttttttttttaggtgatttGTGTTTTTATATCCTCTTCCTTTTTTAAGGCTAAACcgataaaaaaaagaacaatttattTGAATTCCTGTTTTGCATAATTTTCGACTTTATATGGGTTTCCGAGAAGGTTATTGAACATTACTGAGTATTTATATCAGTTAATGTCCTGATATTAGACAATggagaaaagtttatatatatatatatatatatatatatatatatatatatatatatatatatgtgtgtgtgtgtgtgtatatatacatatatatatatatatatatatatatatatgtatatatatatacatatatatatatacatatatatatatatatatatatatatatatatatatatatatatatatatatatatatatatacacacacaaacacgcatacgtaggtatatacatacttgcatacagatatatatatatatatatatatatatatatatatatatttatatataaatataaatatatatatatatatatatatatatatatatatatatatatatatatatatatatgtatatataaatgtatatataaatatatatatatatatataaatatatatatattgtatatatatatatatatatatatatatatatatatatatatatgtatatatatatgtgtgtgtgtatgcgcacgcacgtgtatgtatgtatatgtatgtataaaacgcaaataaaatgaaaatatagagggAATCCTGACTTGTTTCGTCTTACTATTTCAAAAAGACAGTCCTCTTGAAGACGTTAGACGAAACTAGTCCGGATTCTGGTGATATTTTCATCACCCCTGTGAGTTTCCCTAAATAATTCATGTTAGTAAATATACCCTAAGCAATATTGTAGaatagattttttaaaattttgaaggtatctatacaggaagtacagcaatcctaaaactatatgaagatagtgagaaaattccgattgagaaaggagttggacagggagacccccatctctcctgaattattcatagcatgcctaggagaagttttttagaatttagattgggaaaatgtatgaattcatatcaatggggaatacctaaccaactaaagatttgcagatgacatagttgtgtttagtgtatcatgggaagaattgctaaAGAtgagagatttgaatagagaaaacagaaatgcaggactgaaaatgaatatgagtaaaacaaagatgatattcaatgaaaatgcagagacagccgATAAAGgtaatggacgaacctctggagatctttaatgaatatacatacttaggacagagagtaagtgtttcccaaagAGACTATAAGTATACTCAAAGGAATGCTATATTTTCCCCCCATTTTTTATCAAGATTTACATTATATACCTATTGATAGAAAGATAGTTATTAATGATTCCAAATGACAATTTACCCTCTCTACACTTCCATTTGGTTCTGTATAGTCATATCTCTGCAATACACTTTAATAACTcgcaggtatttttttttctttttttttcgagtaAACATGCAAATCCTCTGTGATCAACTAAGCTCTTTATCTCCCGGAAACGAATGGGATAATGAGATGGCAGTAATTAACCCTGTGTGACTGGATCATTTGAGTACGTTAAACGCTTTTTTGCCATTCTTTTGTCTATAGCTTTTTCTACATGTGTTTGATGTGGTATATTTTCCGTAGATGGTGGTAACTAATTCTCCCATctaattaattgtatatatatatatatatatatatatatatatatatatatatatatatatatatatatatacctgtgtgtgtagaAATTAATATAATACATATGTGATAATTATGcaataattttacacacacatacatatatacaaacacacacacatacatatatatatatatatatatatatatatatatatatatatatatacatatatatatatatatatatatatatatatatatttacttacatatatatatatatatatatatatatatatatatatatatatatatatatatatattcatatgaaaaatgTATACAGAAAACTAGTATAGAAACCATTCTTTTTCCCTGTAAATGTAAAAAGCTAATCACTTTACTTAGCGTTACTTTTCTGCAACTGTATCCCCTCACATCCTTTGTTTTCCAGCATCCCTTTCTTTCCAAAGGATTCCTTTCATCTCTGCCACTGATTCAGGATCTCaatgcccacctctctctctctctctctctctctctctctctctctctctctctctctctctctctctctctctctcttttgtctgaTTTAGCATCTCTTTCTCACTGGATTTTTCCAATTCGCTTCGATTACAACTTTGTCCCTCCAGTGATTCCCTGGAAGCGTGTTTCCTTTTGGGACTTTTTATTCTCACGGGCCATAAACGTTTTGTATATAACTTTCTTTATCCTTTCTAGTTTCCAATTACTTGTTTTATTGCGTTTTCCCTTTTTCTTTCGGACTTCGGGTTTTCTCTGGTTTATTTGTTAGATTTTCTCTTTGCTGTAATGTTGTTGAGGTtcgataacttttttattttttattttattttatttcatttttcctatatCATTGATATGTGGAATTATGAATTAGGTTTTAATAAATgggtaatatttattcatatatatatatatatatatatatatatatatatatatatatatatatatattccgtatgtaatgtgtgtgtaattgtgcataatttatatatatatatatatatatatatatatatatatatatatatatactgtatatatatatatatatatatatatatatatatatatatatatatatatatatatatacatatatatatatattccgtatgtaatgtatgtgtaattgtgcataatttatatatatatatatatatatatatatatatatatatatatatatttatttatatatacatactatatatatatatatatatatatatatatatatatatatacatatatatatatatatatatatatatatatatatatatatatgtgtgtgtgtgtgtgtgtgtgtgcgtgtgtatctgtgtatgaCTTTCTACTCTGTAAAGGTAAATTCTATCCTACTTTTCATTGAATATCCCTTACTTCCTTTTATAGCCCAACTTTTCTAAATAAGACATTTTCTCGCTTGGTATAAAAAAGAAATCTAGTTTTATCGCACGCGACGTTGGCCCCGAGCTTAATTGGCTATCTCGAACATGTTTTGTGTGAAAGGGGAAAAAGGATTTCTTTATTACATTTATACGtataatacgtctctctctctctctctctctctctctctctctctctctctctctctgctgtatatATTCCACAGCAAAACAAATAGCTCTGACATGTCTCTCCACTCGcgtgtttatggtccttctatgagtttatacccgcaaattttcttagctcgtcaattcatcgtcttctcttccttccctttttttttttttttgcaatctccagCCTAGGGAATCATCCTGCTATCCCTAATATCCGTCTgttatctttcattttcattttatttcctgcccatgtccattttttttcttaattgttgttagaatatcttctactccagattgctctcgtatccatattgctcttgcTCTGTCTCTTAGTGAAattaccataattattctttccatagctcttattgttgtaactagcttatgttccaaggccttgataaggtccaagtttctgatgcatagataCTGGTcgaaccatctgattagatacttttctttttacagaaagtggcattttacttttcataatttgattttgtttaccaaaagctctccatccatgcttatccttcttttaatttctgtttcgCGTTCTATGGGAAACACATACCTTTGTTCTTAGTATGTAtaatcattaaaaatctctagaggatcgcctataacctttatttgttgtctctctgcatttctattgaacattatcttagttttactcatattattttcagtccttcatttctgccttctttattcaaatcttctattatcttttgcaattcctcccaggattcactaaatagaactacgaGTATGTAATCTACAAATCTTAAATTGTCAAGCAATTCCCCATTTTtgcaatcttaatttttttttaatttctaggcatgctgtgaataatttaggagaggtcaggtctccctgtttaactcctttctcaatcggaattttctcgctatttttattcagttttaggattactgtactttctgtatagataactccaagtgttttaacatatgattaatctattccttgtctttaaagggctttcattactgctgaggttttgacagaatcaaaggctttctcgtaatttataaatgccatacattgtggtttgtcatactctcttGATTATTTTATTACCTGGATGATTACATAGATGcggtcagttattgaatacacaCTTTTAAATCCTGCCTAGTCCTTTGGTTGGtcaaagtcttctctctctctctctctctctctctctctctctctctctctctctctctctctctctctctctctctctctctctcgtattgtctTTTTTGCAATTACAATTTACAAATAtcctatcatttttattttcccaATCCCTTATCTTTcgtctttatttttccttgtctgttTTTTGCCTCGCTATCcatataattttttgttaattctttcaaaattttcccactctctctttttcattttttttttcttatttatctcaAAGAAAGTCGTTCTTGGATCTATCTTCAACTATGGCTATATCTATTTCAAGCTACTTTTTCATGTTGTCTTCATTAttccattttattctttttatagattattttcttatcAAACTCTCATGTCTTTATTTATACTTTCATTTACTTCATATTCACTTTCTTTCATTTCAACCATTTCTATCAATAGTTCTCTGTTGACTAGtcctcttatttatttatatatctatcaatttaattgttcatttgttCCTTGTTTAATTCATTCCTTTCCTATTTGATTTAATTCTAATTTATTCTTctcaaactgaaatattttcatttttctcttctccatTTCTTAATGACTACTGTTTTCTTCTTGTGTTCCTTCGGCTTTCTTTTTCTATTCCCTTCTTCTGTTTACTTCATGTGTACCATTCTTCTTTTCCTTCATCCTTTCTCCCTTTTCTATCCCCTTCTGTTTCCTTCTTGTGTACTCTCCCTCTACTCTCTTTTTACACTCTTCGTTTGTTTCCTAATTGTGTACCATTCTTATCTTCTACTTGGTTTTTTACTTCCTTCTTCTGTTCCTTTCTTGTGTGCCCTTCTTCTGTTTCTTTCTCTTCTGTTCCTTTCTTGTGTACCCTTCTTCTGtttctttctcttctctttctttcttttgtaccctttttctgtttatttctcttttgtttttttttgtgtacCCTTCTCCTGTTTCTTTCTCTTCTATTTCTTTCTTCTGTACCTTTCTTCTGCTTCTTTCTCTTCGgtctttctcttttctctcttctgtACCCTTCTCCTGTTGCTTTCTCTTTTGTTTCTGTCTCTCCTGTTTCTTGTGTACCCTTCTCCTGTTTCTCTTCTGTTTCTTTCTTGTGTACCCTTCCTCttttctcttctcctcctccattaTTTTACTTTCTTCTTACTTTTACTTCTTGTGTACCCTTCTTCTGTTCCCTTCTTTTGTTCCCTTCTTCTCTTCCCATATTCTGCTCTCTTTTTCTACCTACTCCCTTCTTCCACCCCCCTTCTTCTGTTACTTCCTATTGCTCCcttttttattcacttattttattCTGTTTCCTTCTTCTATTCCCTTCTCGCATGCAACAATCAACAGCATCCTATGATTGatgacattcttcttcttcttctccttcttcttctttcctcctcctcctcctccttcttcttcttcttctacttcttcttcttcttcttcttctcctcctcctttccccccccccttccttcttctttttcttcttcttcttcttctccccctccttcttcttcttctttttctccttcttcttcttcttcttcttcttcttcttcttcttcttcttcttcttcttcttcttcttcttcttcgtcttctcctcctcctcattcttcttcttcttcttcttcctgtgatGTGTATTGATTAATTGATTCTTCTCTTGTTGATCTGATCGTTACATTTGTCAACAATTCTGACATCTTCCTCTGAGCCTCGTCTATTCTGCTTTTCCATGTTTCTTCCATATTCcccatttttctatctttccctttgctttcaattcttttttcttctaCGTTTACTCCTTGAGTATTGTGTTATTTTTTcactaatttgaatttttttttttttggtattataagtttttatagcttatatatgaaatatctgttttaatgttgttaatgttatttagaatatcttattttaattgttcatcacttcttataacgtttatttatttccttatttcctttcctcgctgggctatatttccctgttggagcccttgggcttataacatcttgtttttccaactagggttgtagcttagaaagtaataataataataataataataataataataataataataataatactagtaacaacaacaacaataataataataataataataataataataataataataataataataataataataataataataataataataataataaaataataataaaataataataataataataataataataataataataataatattgttatgttccaaatttttgttcattctttatttaattttctctcCCTGCTTTCTTTTGTATccttctttttttctaaattttcttaactttatcttttatattcattttattgtaacgaGGTAACTAATTAACAATAGTTTTACGTCAAAGTTATTTGCACCAACAACAAAATTGACATCGAAATAGATAACTTTTATAATTTGATAACATCTTTTTTTCCTTTAGACGTGGCTAAGGtggaaaggaatctctctctctctctctctctctctctctctctctctctctctctctctctctctctatcttaaccTTTCATGGAATCTTTTCTTATCTTTAATCCATATTTGATGTTTTAACGCGGATATacttctctggagagagagagagagagagagagagagagagagagagagagagagagagagagagagagagagagaggatgcccgGAGCTGCTTTAACACAGACATATATCATTGAATTTTATGTGCTGCTTAATATCTAATTAATTCTACCTTgggagtatcatatatatatatatatatatatatatatatatatatatatatatatatgtatgtatatataaagtttatatatatatatatgtatgtatatatatatacatacatatatatatatatatatatatatatatatatatatattcaaatacacacacacacacacacacatatatatatatatatatatatatatatatatatatataggtttatatgcatacttatatacattacatacatacatacatacatacatacatacatacatacacacaaatatgggcATGTTTCAGTCTGTGTTAGTCATTGTACAACAAGGATCTTGCCTCGaattattctatttcaattataaTACTTAACGAAACACAAATATTATATGATATTAATACAGATTATGTGATgaaaaagataattaaataatATCGAAGCAGACCGAATGGAAATGATAAAAAACACAATTTGAAACTTGAGTCGAAATTGAATATATGGAAGCAATATATGTTAAAACGAGATACCCTTTCGATGAATTACTTAAATAACAAAAGTTTCTACCAAAAGGAATGGAAATCCCCCAAAGGCACGGACAAGTCGATTCGAACCGAGGACAAAGGGAAGAGAAGGAGACATTAAATCAGTTTTTAACGATAATGGAAGAGAAGTTTTATTGttagaaggaggaagaagaatgaAAAAGGAGACGGGCAAACAGATTTTATTAGGGAGACGAATTGAAAAAGCATATTTGAGTCTAACAAAGCTTGTTTGATGTTTGAAAATGAAAGCGAATGGGAAAAGACACGAGAAAATGACGGCACATTCATATACTAAAACATTTGCTTATGGACATCAATGTTGGTTTATCCCCAGCTTTGAACATTGGACTTGATCCATCGCCAGAAACTGTATGGAATTGGAAATAGAAAATAGAGGgaaataatcttaaaatttcatataaaaggtgaagGAATTAAATCATCGAAAGAATAAAAGTTGCCGAAGGAAGATGTAGAATTGTTGAGAAAATATAAACTCAAAAGATAGaactaatggaaaaaaatataaactcgAAAGATATAAAATTGCTGAGAAACTATAAACTGAAAAGATGAATAATTCCGAAATTGAAACTAAAGTGGGGAACAAGAAGGAATTACAATAAACTAAAAGACAAAATAGAATATGTTATAAgatataatattgaaaaatgaaaatttaaaaatgaacAATGCAAGGAGTCACATTGCACCATATATAGGTCAATAGCAGCAAGCCAACATTTTTAGCAAGAGTAATTGTCCGGATAAAGATGAGGAATTGTCAAGATAAACGCTGGTTGCTTTGTCCGGATATGCGATGGAGAATTGTCCGGATAAATGATGGTCAATTTACCCCGGATGAAGGAAGAGGGAAGATAGCACTATCAATCAAAACACGTAGTTGCTAACggcgaaggaagaagaagaagaagttgaagaagaagaagaagaagaggggggaggaggaggccACTTTGATCAAATAGATGGATGGGATAGAACAAATAGAGGAAGAAACTATGTCATAGAAAAGGAATGAGAATTGAGAATAGATGGGTTTCCATTTTAGGGGGTGATGAAGAATGGGTTTTGTATTGGATGTAGAAATACAACTCCTGTTGGGGTTGAAATTTGTATAAATGCGAGACTTGAGTTTAGAGAGCACACACACATTTGCCATCAACAGACCAGTTATTGACTTTTCAATGCTATTGATTGAAGACTATTTTGGAGTTTAACTTGAAATatctcagaattattattattattattattattattattattattattattattatcatcattattattattattattattattactagataagctacaaccctagttgaaaaaggaagattctataagtccaagggcttcagcagggaaaaaatagcccatcaaggaaaggaaataagggaataaacgatataagaagtaatgaacaattaaaataaaatattttgaaaacattaacatcattaaaacagatatttcatatataaactatagaaggatAAGATGGTTTCTACAGCGAAGAAATGTTTTACTCAATTccaagtttaatcaaaatccaaaATAACGTTTGATCGATGTGTTATTTACTTGCtgcccaaaacacacacacacacacacacacacacacacacacacacttaaatatcTCTGAAAGCTTCGTTTTCAGTTAGGTTGTGTTAGCCTttaaaacgtccctgcttggtgatctgctggactggggttcgagacacgctcgagctggatagtttcttgtagtgtctgcaacctcactattcttgtgaagTAAGAATGGGTGACTTTTTAGAGCatttagttctacctgctgagtcatcagcagccattgcctagccctccctggtcctttgatggagagtgggcttaagcactgatcatatatatatatatatatatatatatatatatatatatatatatatatatatacatatatttttatatatatatatatacataaatatatatatatataaatttatatatatatatatatatatatatatatatatatatgtatatatatatataaataatatttatatatatatatatatatataatttacatactgtataatatatatatatgtgtgtgtgtatatatatatatatatatatatatatatatatatatatatatatatatatatatatatatatatggtcagtatcttgggcattgtcactatcccttgtctctgtcattcatagCTACCATTAAACTAGGTTTAAAAAAAGGATTTTTACCAAAAACATCAAAATACGAATATAACCCCATTGCTAAATATCTCGAATCAAGGCTTTGAAAATATTCAAATGTGTGGACACTTCAGGAACTGGAGatggacaaatacacacacacacacacacgcacgcacacacacatatgtgtgtgtatatgtatatataatatatatatatatatatatatatatatatatatatatatatatatataatctaaattctTAGAATCATGGCTGGGTAAAAGTGAGAGATAccagaaatggaaaagaaaaaagaaagaaataggttTTTGTTATCCTAAAATGGATGAGGAATATAGAACACATTTATGTAAATGCCAGAGAGAAAGACAAttggtatatagatacatatatatacatatatatatatatatatatatatatatatatatatatatataatatatatatattataagtgtgtgCGTTTAAGAAATATAGACAGAAAAATAATgtcatttatacatgtgtatatatatatatatatatatatatatatatatatataatatgaatatatatatatatatatatatatatatatatatatatatatatatttatatatatatatgaatatatatacatatacatatacatatataatatatatatatatatatatatatatatatatatatatatatatatgtgtgtgtgtgtgtgtgtgtttcacatctatgtatgtatatatatacatatatatatgtgtgtgtgtattcgtacaCGTATTGAGTGTATAATAGATATTATAAAATATACAggtaatatatttacacatactttTACACGTAAAGGAAatggccgtaaaaaaaaaaaaaatattcctcattGTTAAACCATTTCAGTAAAGTCCCAATCAACGCGAACAaaacaatacatactgtatatctttaaCCAAACATATACACCCACCAACTccaaaaaaaatgtatacaaaaaATCATACGAAATAGGAATGTGTAGGCTACATCCAATGTACGATAGAATGTATGGTCATGTTGACATTCCACCAGCCAACAGAACATCATTTCCAATTAATGGAATCTCCTTTTTTTCATctaactgtgtttatatatatatatacaaatgttttggAGCTATTAACATTCATCAAAGCAAGATTGATTGGTAGTTAAAATTTCGATGGTTTTGTTTGATACCGCTGTTGTTCATAAATTCTctcgcttgggggtacactcgggcacgctattctatcttgtttctcttcctcttgtttttttatgttgttttatagtttatatatgatagaactAATTTAACAATGTTAGTGATTTTAAAATATTTGGTATTTTatttctggtagtttatttatttccttgcttcctctcttCGCTgagctaatttttccctgttggagccgttgggattatagcatcatgcttttccaattaaggttgtagcttagctagtattattgttattaattgctaagctacaaccctagttgggaaagcagaatgctgtaagcccagtggctccaatagggaaaatagcccagtgaggagaggaaacaaggagaaataaaatattctaagaacagtaacattatagtaaatatctcctatataaactataaaaactaaaacaaaacaaaaggaagagaaataagacagaatagtgtgaccgagtttaccctcaagcaagagaactctaacccaagattagagaacagtggtttgatttttgaggtgtttcttctcctagaagagctgcctaccatagctagagagtctcttctacctttaccaagaggaaagtggccacaataattacagtgcagtagttaaccccttaggtgacgaagaattgtttgataatctcagtgttatcaggtgtatgaggacagaggagaatctgtaaagaataggccagactaatcggtgtgtatgtgtgtgagtaggcaaagggacaatgaaccgtaaccagagagaaggatccaatgtattactgtctggctagcaaaggtccccataactctctagcggtagtatctcaacgggtggctgctgccctagccaacctactaactaataataataaaataataataataataataatgatgataataataatgataattataatcctGTCCTTAACTGTGGTTTAAATTGAGCAGAATGCTATGGTCTTTTTACTTATAGcttgtgacaacaacaacaacaacaacaaataatgcaGTAGgcctacactgcaggacaaagacctcagatatgtcaattcatatctggaatTTGGTCGTTTCATTACCACCTGTGGCCAGTCACATTGTTGATGGTGGGATATATTCgtctgattgctcagagcaaaccaacctagtatgggtggccctgatatgTACAGTATTGCTGAGCATGGCGATTCGTGAACTCTTTTACTAGTTAAAGGGATTAGTTTTTATATACTTGGTTGAATAAAAGGGAAAACTTCATTgtcatattcataaaaatatgatagaattattACACAGATGAAATTTGAATCCTTATTGTTTTATATATggactctctctgtctctctctctctctctctctctctctctctctctctctctctctctctctctctctctacacagatGAAATTTTAAtacttattgtttatatatggactctctcctctctctctctctctctctctctctctctctctcgctctctctctctctctctctctctctctctctcagatgtttttCGTCAAAATTTTTCTATACGTTTTTCtatacattaactctctctctctctctctctctctctcctctctctctctctcctctctctctctctcagatgtttttCGTCAAAAATTTTCTATACGTTTTCtatacattaactctctctctctctctctctctctctctctctctctctctctctctcctcatctctctctctctctctctctcagatgtttttCGTCAAAATTTTTATATACGTTTTCtatacattaactctctctctctctctctctctctcctctctctctctctctctctctctctctctctctctcatgtagtttATATACAATTTAATGTTTTTTAATCCCTTATTGTGTTtgtctaagctctctctctctctctctctctctctctctctcatctctctctctcctctctctcctctctctctctctctgcaaccacTATTGAAAAAAAATGTCTCAAACTAATTAAACTAACATAGAATAAACTCCTTTTTCTTTCATTGCGAAAAGAATTATGATGAAACACAAAATCCCTGAGTTAATAAACAAGAATTTTAATTAAAACTGATAAAAATAGCTTCTTGTTTATCTCAAATAACTTTATAAGATTATTCTCTGATTACGTTTCCCCCCTTTTGTTTCACAAGTCACCtcatggtaatctctctctctctctctctctctctctctctct
The DNA window shown above is from Palaemon carinicauda isolate YSFRI2023 chromosome 29, ASM3689809v2, whole genome shotgun sequence and carries:
- the LOC137622718 gene encoding uncharacterized protein, with protein sequence MEEEKRKEEGYTRKKQKRNRRRVHKKQERQKQKRKQQEKGTEERKEKDRRERSRRKVQKKEIEEKETGEGYTKKNKREINRKRVQKKEREEKETEEGYTRKEQKRKKQKKGTQERNRRRK